A single genomic interval of Stieleria maiorica harbors:
- a CDS encoding cyclic-phosphate processing receiver domain-containing protein: MNFLVMLEDDLDRISRFRAVLALYHPEATLGVYRSAPDFIAGYSSLDRIPDLVCLDHDLFADSPDDPDPGDGRDVAAFLVTRQPIAPALIHSTNAVAADSMLYSMRDASWNVERIAPLGEDWIESYWFPTAREMVAAHEGQR, encoded by the coding sequence GTGAACTTTCTCGTGATGCTAGAAGACGACCTGGATCGCATTTCGCGGTTTCGTGCTGTTTTGGCTCTGTATCATCCCGAGGCGACGCTGGGCGTATATCGATCGGCGCCTGATTTCATCGCCGGGTATTCCTCTCTCGATCGCATTCCTGACCTCGTCTGCCTCGACCACGATCTGTTTGCCGACTCGCCTGATGACCCGGATCCGGGTGATGGCCGTGATGTCGCTGCGTTCTTGGTGACACGCCAACCAATCGCTCCTGCACTCATACACTCGACCAACGCCGTAGCAGCAGACTCAATGCTTTATTCGATGCGTGACGCCAGCTGGAACGTCGAGCGAATCGCACCACTTGGCGAGGACTGGATTGAGTCGTACTGGTTCCCGACCGCTCGCGAAATGGTGGCTGCCCACGAAGGCCAACGCTAG
- a CDS encoding IS4 family transposase, with protein MVSQWVIDELETVDLGDKRRNERLAEVLSAMAGLPSKSIPAAVGAGHNETTAAYRLFDNDAICFEDILAPHIDACYKRLAEQEVVILAHDTTELDLTKPNTQVEGAGPLDGSSRYGELLHPLMAFTPTGTPLGTVAAELWTREEGPSKADDRKKVPIEEKESLRWLENHREAQLIASEHPETQVVCVADSEADIFEVIECNSDSPKNFWWIIRSCYDRSIVDQHGRPSGNLHEKLAASKVRYTKAITIRSHQPKLACDKRARNQPREARQCELEVRATTLTLKTPYRPDRHLRPTKVNAIWAHEIDPPEGDTPISWLLLTNMPISNKEEIELVLSYYCIRWLIEVFFRTLKSGTRIEAKRFEKIERFERCLAVSMILAWRTFYSVRIGRECPDVSCEAVFVADEWQPVYKIVTGEDPPKKPPTLKEIVRMIARLGGYIDRPRHDEPGTDTVMRGMERLYDISSCWRSFGPNATRSGE; from the coding sequence ATGGTGAGCCAATGGGTGATTGACGAATTAGAAACGGTGGATCTTGGCGACAAGAGACGAAATGAACGACTTGCCGAAGTGCTCTCCGCCATGGCTGGTTTGCCGAGCAAGAGCATTCCTGCTGCAGTCGGCGCAGGACACAACGAAACAACGGCAGCCTACCGACTTTTTGATAACGATGCGATCTGCTTTGAGGACATTTTAGCGCCCCATATAGATGCCTGCTATAAGCGTCTTGCTGAGCAAGAAGTTGTCATCTTGGCTCACGATACGACGGAACTGGATTTGACGAAACCTAACACGCAAGTAGAAGGGGCCGGTCCGCTAGATGGCAGTTCACGCTACGGCGAGTTGCTTCACCCGCTGATGGCGTTCACTCCCACCGGCACGCCCTTAGGAACCGTTGCAGCAGAACTTTGGACTCGCGAGGAAGGTCCGTCAAAAGCCGATGATCGAAAGAAAGTGCCGATTGAAGAGAAGGAGTCTCTGCGATGGCTTGAAAACCACCGCGAAGCACAGTTGATCGCTAGCGAGCACCCCGAAACGCAAGTTGTCTGCGTGGCTGACAGCGAAGCGGACATTTTTGAAGTCATCGAGTGTAATTCCGATTCTCCAAAGAACTTTTGGTGGATTATTCGCAGTTGCTATGACCGTTCGATCGTTGATCAGCACGGTCGGCCATCAGGAAATCTGCATGAAAAACTCGCCGCGAGCAAAGTACGCTACACCAAAGCGATAACGATTCGTTCGCACCAACCCAAGTTAGCCTGTGACAAACGAGCACGCAATCAACCGCGAGAGGCACGCCAATGCGAACTCGAGGTGCGTGCAACGACGCTGACACTGAAGACCCCCTATCGGCCCGATCGACACCTACGGCCCACGAAAGTCAACGCGATTTGGGCTCACGAGATCGATCCGCCTGAAGGGGATACGCCTATCAGTTGGCTGTTGCTGACCAATATGCCGATTTCGAACAAGGAAGAGATTGAGCTGGTGTTGTCTTACTACTGCATTCGCTGGTTGATCGAAGTATTCTTCCGAACTCTCAAATCAGGCACTCGCATCGAAGCAAAGCGGTTTGAAAAGATCGAACGATTCGAGCGTTGTCTCGCTGTTTCGATGATCTTGGCGTGGCGAACGTTCTACAGCGTGCGGATCGGTCGCGAATGTCCAGACGTCAGCTGTGAAGCAGTATTCGTAGCCGACGAATGGCAGCCGGTATACAAGATCGTCACCGGGGAAGATCCGCCAAAGAAACCACCGACGTTGAAGGAGATCGTCCGCATGATCGCTCGGCTTGGCGGCTACATCGACCGACCACGACATGACGAACCTGGCACCGATACGGTCATGCGCGGCATGGAACGACTCTACGACATCAGTAGTTGTTGGCGAAGCTTTGGTCCAAATGCAACCAGATCAGGGGAATGA
- a CDS encoding type II toxin-antitoxin system RelE/ParE family toxin: MKLRWTERATDQLIGVHDYIAQSSPEFASAVAERIFARPEPQLIDFPYSGSVVPEYGRNDIREVFSDSYRIIHQVLPGEVRILAVIHGSMTLPMSPPSDGEPDDAREPPS, from the coding sequence ATGAAGCTCCGCTGGACCGAAAGGGCGACGGATCAATTGATTGGTGTCCACGACTACATCGCTCAATCCTCTCCAGAGTTCGCTTCTGCGGTTGCCGAACGAATTTTCGCTCGCCCCGAGCCACAACTCATTGATTTCCCGTACTCCGGATCCGTTGTTCCCGAATACGGACGCAATGACATTCGCGAAGTGTTCTCCGACTCATATCGGATCATACATCAAGTACTGCCTGGCGAGGTTCGTATACTTGCTGTGATTCATGGATCGATGACCCTTCCAATGTCTCCTCCATCAGACGGCGAACCAGACGATGCACGTGAGCCGCCGAGCTGA
- a CDS encoding GAF domain-containing protein yields the protein MTSSPEDCGEEWGEIEQFVAEVSELSQSAVSLDEFASEALDRTVEMLGADGGTVWMVDDDGEFQPLCYAGTDDGLTVQSRSRSEHHTRLRQTIAESGQPQSATIPAARTGDSPNRSSSASDFYLCTGAPVRVDREVTGVIEVVQSPPQSDAARIGSERLLAIVGDLASDFLRRQQLKDLRASVDRWRQYEALCQRAHASLDVRDTAFQLVNDGRWFIGCDRASLLIPKGEQLVAVAISGVDTLDRRSDLVRLMEALARSLAPSRQWLRYRGQKEPLPPQLEQPLSEFADQSHSQSIDVVPLLAPSVSTSAGPSDAPESLVGMLVLEKFDATIDAAWEERVTRIANLCSSALRNANDYESLPLLSLARWLRRAVGYGELQRRKLTIGGIAAVLVIVALQLIPATHYVEAEGEAQPVVRRNIYAAADGEVVEVLGDHDAPVSADQVVVVLRSRELDLESERLQGEYQTIEKRLLAIASARVQSVADNSSGRFPGQLAAEEQELKQQLSSLQTQIALVRKQQQQLQARSPIDGRILTWNPQQLLSDRPVQRGQLLVSVADLGGPWELELSVPDRGIGHVISAQNKRDEPLEVSFTLATGGAPTYRGSVAQIAGRTEVLDGQQASTRVLVSVPGDAVQMLRPGVSIKAKFDCGTQSLGYVWFHEIYETVRGWILF from the coding sequence GTGACGTCATCCCCCGAAGATTGCGGCGAAGAGTGGGGCGAGATCGAGCAGTTTGTTGCTGAGGTTTCCGAGCTTTCCCAGTCCGCCGTCTCGTTGGACGAATTTGCCAGCGAAGCCCTCGACCGAACCGTCGAAATGCTGGGCGCGGACGGCGGAACGGTCTGGATGGTCGACGATGACGGAGAATTCCAACCGCTTTGTTACGCCGGAACGGACGATGGATTAACGGTCCAGTCGCGGAGCCGCAGTGAACATCACACGCGGTTGCGCCAAACGATCGCCGAAAGCGGCCAGCCGCAATCGGCCACGATCCCCGCCGCTCGAACAGGGGACTCGCCGAATCGTTCCAGCAGCGCGTCAGACTTTTACCTCTGTACCGGCGCCCCCGTCCGCGTGGATCGTGAAGTGACCGGCGTGATCGAAGTGGTTCAATCGCCACCGCAAAGCGACGCCGCACGCATCGGCAGCGAACGCTTGCTAGCAATCGTGGGCGATCTCGCGAGCGATTTTTTGCGGCGTCAGCAATTGAAGGATCTTCGCGCTTCGGTCGATCGATGGCGTCAGTACGAGGCGTTGTGTCAGCGAGCCCACGCGAGTCTGGACGTTCGCGACACGGCGTTTCAATTGGTCAACGACGGACGTTGGTTCATCGGCTGTGATCGGGCCAGTTTGCTGATTCCCAAGGGCGAGCAATTGGTGGCCGTCGCGATCAGCGGAGTCGACACGTTGGATCGGCGTTCAGACCTTGTGCGTTTGATGGAAGCGCTTGCCCGATCGCTCGCGCCGTCGCGGCAGTGGTTGCGGTACCGGGGCCAGAAGGAACCGCTGCCACCCCAGTTGGAACAACCGCTGAGCGAGTTTGCCGACCAGTCCCACTCGCAATCGATCGACGTAGTGCCTTTGTTGGCGCCGTCGGTTTCGACATCCGCTGGTCCATCGGATGCGCCCGAGTCCCTGGTCGGCATGTTGGTTTTGGAGAAGTTTGACGCGACGATCGATGCGGCGTGGGAAGAGCGTGTGACCCGAATCGCCAATCTGTGCAGCAGCGCGCTGCGGAACGCGAACGACTATGAATCGTTGCCCTTGTTGTCGCTGGCGCGATGGTTGAGGCGCGCGGTCGGCTATGGGGAATTGCAACGACGCAAACTAACGATCGGCGGCATCGCCGCGGTGCTGGTGATCGTTGCGTTGCAATTGATTCCGGCCACCCATTACGTCGAAGCGGAAGGGGAAGCACAGCCGGTGGTCCGCCGAAACATCTATGCTGCGGCCGATGGCGAGGTGGTCGAGGTGCTCGGCGATCACGACGCCCCCGTCTCCGCTGATCAGGTCGTCGTCGTGCTCCGCAGCCGAGAACTGGACTTGGAATCGGAACGGCTGCAGGGCGAATACCAAACGATCGAAAAACGATTGTTGGCGATCGCATCGGCCCGCGTTCAATCCGTCGCCGACAATTCATCGGGGCGATTCCCCGGCCAATTGGCGGCCGAAGAACAGGAATTGAAGCAACAATTGTCGAGTCTTCAAACACAGATCGCTCTGGTTCGGAAACAGCAACAACAATTGCAGGCGCGAAGTCCGATCGACGGCCGGATTCTGACCTGGAATCCGCAACAGCTGTTATCGGATCGCCCCGTCCAGCGAGGCCAGTTGTTGGTCAGCGTGGCGGATTTGGGAGGCCCTTGGGAGTTGGAGTTGTCGGTTCCCGATCGCGGTATCGGTCATGTAATTTCCGCCCAGAACAAACGTGACGAACCCTTGGAGGTATCGTTCACACTCGCGACCGGAGGTGCGCCGACGTATCGCGGTTCTGTCGCACAGATCGCCGGCCGCACCGAAGTGTTGGACGGGCAACAAGCGTCGACTCGCGTCCTGGTTTCGGTCCCGGGCGACGCGGTACAGATGCTGCGACCGGGCGTGTCGATCAAAGCCAAATTTGATTGCGGGACTCAATCACTGGGGTACGTTTGGTTTCACGAGATCTATGAAACGGTACGCGGATGGATCCTGTTTTGA
- a CDS encoding TolC family protein, with product MTRNSTFFYSCSAIALLTLVGCATRVAVPSSAVSSLLAEVTIAQPSVDEIIQSDAQMSSNTPFSIRDSSLPAGTPPEPWDLTNDQAVQIALANSTVLRDLGARVIQTPGLTSTIYGPAIQTTDPTGGVEAALSEFDAQVNGDLFHEDNDRVLNNEFSGGGENFYQQQLTRLETSLSKQTVSGALFTLRHNFDADLNNSDRNLLDDTAWNWNFEGEVRHPLLQGRGVHFNRIAGPNATPGVYNGVVIARLNADVTVAQLEIALRDYLSDVENAYWDLYFAYADLKVKQQARDRSLNTYLLLKARQGLPGAEDDKLAQAKEQYFRFEQDVQNSLAGRLVVGTRTFNGSSGGTFQGTGGVYSNERRLRLIMGLPINDGRLIHPTSAPADAPVTYDWNDIVANAISRRTELRRQRLNVDRRRYELTASRNFLLPRLDAVGRYRYRALGESWFDHNITANGTPTSTGTHEWLMGLSLSYPVGFRQAHSAVRNAQLRLARERALLTELERQVVYGLSNAMAESDRAFAILRTALNRENAAREQYEILAGEAQAPVRQFDFNALLDSEQRYAEAASDANRARVQYALATKNLNFEMGALLEYFNIHLTETHASSSHHRSSAPGRQIVRSVVDLAKVPFGGDKQQGDAKPATPQPSEVIAVEESILGESEINAIIERELAGESSITRRNDPDVPVESPSDRTF from the coding sequence ATGACGCGTAACAGCACCTTCTTTTACAGCTGTTCAGCGATTGCCTTGCTGACTTTGGTCGGTTGCGCGACCCGGGTTGCCGTTCCGTCGTCGGCCGTGTCCAGTCTGTTGGCCGAGGTGACGATCGCCCAGCCCAGCGTGGATGAGATCATCCAGAGCGATGCGCAGATGTCGTCGAACACGCCGTTCTCGATTCGCGACAGTTCGCTGCCGGCTGGGACTCCTCCGGAGCCTTGGGATCTGACGAACGATCAAGCGGTTCAGATCGCGCTGGCCAATTCGACGGTGCTCCGCGACTTGGGGGCACGTGTGATTCAAACGCCCGGATTGACCTCGACGATCTACGGACCCGCGATCCAGACGACCGATCCGACCGGCGGGGTAGAAGCGGCGCTCAGCGAATTTGATGCCCAGGTCAACGGCGACCTGTTCCACGAAGACAACGACCGGGTTTTGAACAACGAGTTTTCCGGCGGCGGCGAAAACTTCTACCAACAGCAACTCACCCGCCTGGAAACCAGCCTCAGCAAACAGACCGTCTCGGGCGCCCTGTTCACCCTGCGACACAACTTCGACGCGGACCTGAACAATTCCGATCGCAACTTGCTGGACGACACCGCGTGGAACTGGAACTTCGAAGGCGAGGTCCGGCACCCGCTGCTGCAAGGCCGCGGCGTCCATTTCAATCGCATCGCCGGTCCCAACGCCACGCCAGGCGTCTACAACGGTGTGGTGATCGCCCGGCTAAACGCTGACGTGACGGTGGCCCAATTGGAAATCGCGCTGCGCGACTACCTGAGTGACGTGGAAAACGCCTACTGGGACTTGTACTTCGCCTATGCCGACTTGAAGGTCAAACAACAGGCCCGGGACCGCAGCTTGAACACGTACTTGTTGCTCAAGGCGCGGCAGGGGTTGCCGGGTGCCGAAGACGACAAGTTGGCCCAAGCCAAGGAACAGTACTTTCGTTTCGAGCAGGACGTTCAGAACTCCTTGGCCGGTCGACTGGTCGTCGGTACGCGGACCTTCAACGGCAGCAGTGGCGGGACGTTCCAGGGGACCGGGGGCGTTTATTCCAACGAGCGGCGTTTGCGGTTGATCATGGGATTGCCGATCAATGACGGCCGATTGATCCATCCCACCAGCGCGCCCGCCGATGCACCGGTCACCTATGACTGGAACGACATCGTGGCCAACGCAATTTCACGGCGGACCGAGCTGCGGCGCCAACGGCTGAATGTCGATCGTCGTCGTTACGAATTGACCGCCAGCCGCAATTTTCTGTTGCCACGACTCGATGCCGTCGGTCGCTACCGTTATCGGGCGTTGGGGGAAAGCTGGTTCGATCACAACATCACCGCCAACGGGACGCCGACCAGCACGGGAACGCACGAGTGGTTGATGGGGCTCAGTCTTTCCTATCCGGTCGGTTTCCGGCAGGCGCATTCGGCGGTCAGAAATGCCCAGCTGCGGTTGGCCCGTGAACGCGCGCTGCTGACTGAGTTGGAGCGGCAAGTTGTTTACGGATTGAGCAACGCGATGGCGGAGAGTGACCGTGCGTTTGCGATCTTGCGGACGGCGCTGAATCGTGAAAACGCGGCGCGGGAACAGTATGAAATCCTGGCCGGTGAAGCCCAGGCGCCGGTGCGTCAGTTCGACTTCAACGCTTTGCTGGATTCCGAACAACGCTATGCCGAAGCGGCCAGCGACGCCAATCGTGCCCGCGTGCAATACGCGCTGGCGACCAAGAATTTGAATTTTGAAATGGGTGCCTTGTTGGAGTACTTCAACATCCACTTGACCGAAACCCACGCGTCGTCATCCCACCACCGTTCGTCCGCCCCGGGCAGACAAATCGTCCGTTCCGTCGTCGACTTGGCCAAAGTCCCCTTCGGCGGCGACAAGCAACAGGGAGACGCCAAACCGGCAACGCCACAACCCAGCGAGGTGATTGCGGTTGAAGAATCGATTCTGGGCGAGAGCGAAATCAACGCGATCATCGAACGCGAACTGGCAGGCGAATCCTCCATCACCCGCCGCAATGACCCCGACGTCCCGGTCGAATCCCCTTCGGATCGCACCTTCTAG
- a CDS encoding efflux RND transporter periplasmic adaptor subunit yields the protein MHLAFCCLFITLPAAIASGKTIDVDSVLIRLIDEVDVPARAAGALAAVHVSEGTVVEKGQLLAQIDDTEAQLDHKRAAYELDIATRDAENDVAIRSAMKARDYSQKQFERLFRANVDRPRSVSESELEKARLDAEQDAFEVEKAHSELENARTRKSLTANALAMAERNIEVRRIVAPQSGEIAEVLHAAGEWVTPGEKIFRIVSIKRLRAEGFVQADQVTRDLKGAPVTVVLRDERGQRQSFSGTVVFVSREIDPVNGQVRIWAEVDNPDGRLQPGHRAGMSITLD from the coding sequence GTGCACCTGGCATTTTGCTGCCTGTTCATCACACTGCCGGCCGCGATCGCATCGGGCAAAACGATCGACGTCGATTCCGTCCTGATCCGATTGATCGACGAGGTCGACGTTCCCGCCCGGGCGGCCGGGGCGTTGGCCGCCGTGCATGTCTCCGAGGGAACCGTTGTCGAGAAGGGACAATTGCTGGCACAAATCGACGACACCGAAGCACAACTGGATCACAAACGGGCGGCGTACGAACTGGACATCGCGACACGTGACGCGGAAAACGACGTCGCGATTCGATCGGCCATGAAGGCGCGGGACTATTCACAGAAACAATTCGAACGGCTCTTTCGTGCCAACGTCGATCGACCACGAAGCGTCTCCGAATCGGAACTCGAAAAAGCTCGCCTGGATGCCGAACAAGACGCTTTCGAAGTCGAAAAAGCACACAGTGAGCTGGAAAACGCCAGGACACGAAAAAGCTTAACCGCCAACGCACTCGCGATGGCCGAACGCAACATCGAAGTGCGGCGGATCGTGGCGCCGCAAAGTGGTGAGATCGCCGAGGTGTTGCATGCGGCGGGCGAGTGGGTCACGCCCGGCGAAAAGATCTTTCGGATCGTGAGCATCAAACGGCTGCGCGCTGAGGGTTTTGTGCAGGCCGATCAAGTGACCCGCGACTTGAAAGGGGCCCCCGTGACGGTTGTCTTGCGGGATGAGCGCGGACAACGGCAATCATTTTCCGGAACCGTCGTGTTTGTCAGCCGCGAGATCGACCCGGTCAACGGTCAGGTACGAATCTGGGCCGAAGTCGACAATCCCGACGGGCGGTTGCAACCGGGGCATCGCGCCGGGATGTCGATCACGTTGGATTGA
- a CDS encoding GNAT family N-acetyltransferase produces MIRDANESDIPSLAAAMVRLQSTHVRAYPDIYRQFDVSDAISHLSELLSRSNTIVRVAEYDGTVVGHVLFLIETKPETMFTHARRYGHIAQIEVEPECRRGGYGRSLIADCELIAASHDLGRIVLDVWGFNHSAKCFFRSLGYDDFGSKMSRAI; encoded by the coding sequence ATGATCCGTGACGCAAACGAGTCAGACATACCGTCCTTGGCGGCTGCGATGGTGCGGCTTCAATCGACACATGTGCGCGCTTACCCCGACATCTACCGACAGTTCGACGTTAGCGACGCAATTTCGCATTTGTCCGAGTTGCTTTCACGCTCTAATACGATCGTGCGTGTTGCTGAGTACGATGGCACAGTCGTAGGGCACGTTCTGTTCCTCATCGAGACGAAACCGGAAACAATGTTTACACACGCACGACGATACGGACACATTGCTCAAATAGAGGTGGAGCCTGAATGTCGGCGAGGAGGCTATGGGCGGTCGCTTATCGCCGACTGTGAATTGATTGCGGCATCGCATGATTTGGGCAGAATTGTTCTTGATGTTTGGGGATTCAACCACTCTGCAAAATGCTTCTTTCGATCCCTCGGCTACGATGATTTCGGTTCCAAGATGTCGCGCGCGATTTAG
- a CDS encoding site-2 protease family protein, whose product MSRTDQTTDSDSEDDGASSSPSENRLRLRRRLDLEIFPQRRRGHNVWVIKDPLSLRYFQFREEEYAILQWLDGRTSLQRIKQRFEQRFAPQRMTQQRLHWFVANLHRNGLVLSDAPGQGTPLRARFERQRWSAWTSAFANPLAIRFRGFDPERFLCWLYPKLRWVFTWWCSAVCLMLVATALMLLATEFESLRQRLPEMNALLSPGNLIVLAVAMAATKLLHELAHALTCKHYGARCHELGVMLLVLTPCLYCNVTDAWKLPSRYRRMAISAAGIIVEIVLAAICTILWFSSQPGLFNTMCLNVMIVCSVGTVLLNGNPLLRYDGYYLLSDFLDMPNLWQDSRQAARRLVSRVFTGIDPGGSVSMQSRRGVNLVYAFASMTYRAVVMVSILFLVYRICKPIGLAFIAQVLAVVLIAALLSTPLTAGWRIMTNPAVRRRVKTGRLIASSVVTTLIVAACFLIPLPCRIAAPMMIEPRQARRVYVSVPGRLTQAVAVGTKVTAGQPLATLENIDVRRELERVQGQLRQQQLRVKNLESLRGNDEALASQLPAAREILADLQRRLQQLRKDEQALVLTAPVDGTVLAPPTLANQAAAQTSSELELPRWSGTPMDPSNRGSTLERKTLYCLVGQENAFEAAVYIDQSDLQFVRENQRVKMRLDIAGGEVVNGTVTEISRVNLESVPSELAVDQQISNRIDSSGVLRPQTTSYKAHVTLDSTDVPLLIGARGRAKIIVQGQPLSQRVYRVLSRTFKSVI is encoded by the coding sequence GTGTCACGAACCGACCAGACGACCGATAGCGATTCCGAAGACGATGGTGCATCATCATCGCCTTCGGAGAATCGTTTAAGACTGCGACGTCGGTTGGACTTGGAGATCTTTCCGCAACGCCGACGTGGCCACAACGTCTGGGTGATCAAGGATCCGCTGTCGCTGCGGTACTTTCAGTTTCGCGAGGAAGAGTACGCGATCTTGCAGTGGTTGGACGGCCGCACCAGTTTGCAGCGGATCAAGCAACGCTTTGAGCAACGATTCGCGCCGCAACGGATGACGCAACAGCGGCTGCACTGGTTCGTCGCCAACCTGCATCGCAACGGATTGGTGCTGTCCGATGCGCCGGGCCAAGGCACTCCCTTGCGCGCCCGATTTGAACGCCAGCGCTGGTCTGCTTGGACCAGCGCGTTTGCTAATCCCTTGGCGATTCGGTTCCGCGGGTTTGATCCCGAACGATTCCTTTGCTGGTTGTACCCCAAGCTGCGTTGGGTGTTCACGTGGTGGTGTTCGGCGGTGTGCTTGATGCTTGTCGCAACCGCCTTGATGCTTCTGGCAACCGAGTTTGAATCATTGCGACAGCGGTTGCCAGAGATGAATGCCTTGCTCAGCCCCGGCAACTTGATCGTGTTGGCCGTGGCGATGGCGGCGACCAAACTGCTGCACGAACTCGCTCACGCGTTGACGTGCAAACACTACGGCGCCCGCTGCCATGAATTGGGCGTGATGCTGCTGGTGTTGACGCCGTGTTTGTACTGCAACGTCACCGATGCGTGGAAGCTGCCCAGCCGCTACCGGCGGATGGCGATCAGCGCCGCTGGGATCATCGTCGAGATTGTGTTGGCGGCGATTTGTACGATCTTGTGGTTTTCCAGCCAACCGGGGCTGTTCAATACGATGTGCTTGAACGTGATGATCGTCTGTTCGGTCGGCACGGTGTTGCTGAACGGCAATCCGCTGCTGCGGTATGACGGCTATTATCTGTTGTCCGACTTTCTGGACATGCCGAACCTTTGGCAGGACTCGCGACAGGCCGCGCGTCGTTTGGTATCGCGTGTGTTCACCGGGATTGATCCGGGCGGTAGCGTGTCGATGCAATCGCGTCGCGGGGTGAATCTTGTTTACGCGTTTGCTTCGATGACCTATCGTGCGGTGGTGATGGTTTCGATCCTATTTCTGGTGTACCGAATCTGCAAACCGATCGGATTGGCCTTCATCGCCCAGGTCTTGGCCGTCGTTTTGATTGCCGCGTTACTTTCGACTCCGCTAACCGCTGGATGGAGGATCATGACCAACCCTGCTGTGCGTCGACGGGTCAAGACCGGCCGCTTGATTGCGTCGAGTGTCGTGACGACGCTGATCGTGGCCGCGTGTTTTTTGATCCCACTTCCGTGCCGGATTGCGGCGCCGATGATGATCGAGCCTCGGCAGGCGCGTCGGGTCTATGTGTCGGTGCCGGGCAGACTGACCCAAGCGGTTGCGGTCGGGACGAAGGTGACCGCCGGCCAGCCGTTGGCGACCTTGGAGAACATCGATGTCCGCCGCGAATTGGAACGTGTGCAAGGCCAGCTGCGGCAACAGCAACTGAGGGTCAAGAACCTGGAATCGTTGCGTGGCAATGACGAAGCGTTGGCGTCGCAATTGCCCGCCGCCCGAGAGATTCTTGCGGATCTGCAGCGACGGCTGCAGCAACTACGCAAAGACGAACAGGCGTTGGTGCTGACCGCCCCGGTCGACGGCACGGTGTTGGCCCCGCCGACGCTGGCGAACCAAGCGGCGGCCCAGACATCAAGCGAATTGGAATTGCCGCGTTGGAGCGGCACGCCGATGGACCCGAGCAATCGCGGCAGCACGTTGGAGCGGAAGACGCTGTATTGTCTGGTCGGCCAGGAAAACGCGTTCGAAGCGGCGGTCTACATCGACCAATCGGACCTGCAATTCGTGCGCGAAAACCAACGCGTCAAGATGCGGCTGGACATCGCCGGCGGCGAAGTCGTCAACGGCACAGTGACGGAGATCTCCAGGGTCAATCTCGAAAGCGTGCCGAGTGAATTGGCGGTGGACCAGCAGATTTCCAACCGAATCGATTCGTCGGGTGTTTTGCGACCGCAGACGACATCGTACAAGGCACACGTCACGTTGGATTCGACCGATGTGCCGCTGTTGATCGGGGCCCGCGGACGGGCAAAGATCATCGTGCAAGGTCAGCCGCTCAGCCAGCGAGTGTATCGCGTGCTCTCGCGGACCTTCAAATCCGTCATTTGA
- a CDS encoding HAD family hydrolase yields MDDSTTRPLLILDLDETLIHGAESRLHRDADFKVGPFHIYMRPHLQAFFDSIARHFDVAIWSSASPDYVDGIASMLARFVTSWQFVWSRVRCVQRMDPEMMTKIFIKDLRKVKRRGFDLDRVLMVDDTRHKVSRNYGNAIYIPPYEGKDEDAELPQLAKYVNSLRHEPNFRRIEKRGWRTKPL; encoded by the coding sequence ATGGACGACTCAACGACACGCCCGCTTCTCATCCTTGATCTGGATGAAACTCTCATCCACGGCGCAGAATCGCGTCTTCACCGTGATGCCGACTTCAAGGTTGGGCCATTTCACATTTACATGCGTCCGCATCTGCAAGCGTTTTTTGATTCGATCGCTCGACACTTTGATGTTGCGATCTGGTCGTCAGCATCGCCGGACTATGTTGACGGCATCGCGTCCATGCTTGCAAGATTCGTCACCAGTTGGCAATTCGTCTGGAGCCGTGTCCGTTGCGTACAGCGAATGGATCCCGAAATGATGACGAAGATCTTCATCAAGGATCTTCGGAAGGTCAAACGTCGTGGATTCGATCTTGATCGCGTCTTAATGGTTGATGACACGCGGCACAAAGTATCACGTAACTATGGCAATGCGATCTACATCCCGCCCTACGAAGGCAAGGACGAGGATGCTGAACTTCCGCAGCTAGCCAAGTACGTTAACTCGTTGCGTCATGAGCCAAACTTTCGCAGAATAGAGAAACGCGGTTGGCGCACCAAGCCGCTATGA